The Culex quinquefasciatus strain JHB chromosome 2, VPISU_Cqui_1.0_pri_paternal, whole genome shotgun sequence genome contains the following window.
AGTCTAGTCGGTTCGCGGACTGCAAGTGGTCGAACTTGCGCCGTGAGTACATCAAACAGGTTCACAAGCTTCGGCTCAGTTTTGACGATCCTTCCCAAATGGACCTGGGGTatccagtcacgaaatattctagcagagctggttctgccagaatcctgctagttcggtagaacatttctgctagaattctgtaagaatatccagctttgtaagaactctgctagaacgtcgtgactgggatgGAGTCATCAACTAATCGCAGATAACTTTGAGGTgaattaaattaataattacaaaaaattaaaataaatgagcGATCGAAATGTATAATAgcctttttgtgttatttttacaaagaactttgtcctaaggtttctatacgtggtgtcaatccacggccccgcggatgttccgatgggggtgcattttccgaaccataagagttggggcaagatgggtatcaaacttcaggaatctgtttctggaaatttagaataaccaTTTCTTAACCAATTAAAGCCCTGGcagttcagctccacttgcaatttccgtccccttagttcgataagACGTTAATATTATgtctttaaacttttcaaatcaaACAGCCTGTTTTAGGGCCACGAAATTGTGCTtcaaattctgtaaaaaatgcaaaataaatcgataattttataaacaaaaccagttttaactaattttaggcgaaatttcgactttttaacaattttactttaaatttatatgtattttgcttaaaagcttatacacttagttaactaaatataaacattgttttttttttcttaaaaactatatcagctactttagtgatggcaCATTTagggtacaaataaagtttgaacatcttaaatatgattttaacaagaaaaactatgactatcaaagtcaccccggaattaaaactaagaatttttaccgtaactatttttttaaacatttttgaaaaaacttttattccgaaatagtgcatggactttgtgtagtctaccccagtacatgttttaaaaataacaatcttgagaaaaaccttacctgttggaaaatatgctaaaaacaaattgaaatcctatcaaagtcaccccggtttacggtacgaaAAAcctaattatcttttttttctgcaatttttctagtatttttatttctgactttatttctgaggattctgacagaaccagctctgctacaATATTACTTGATTGGGAAAGTGTATCAGAATCGAGGGCAgaatatatttcaatttttaaccgTTAAAAAATACACTCGCACGAGGTTATGTTACAAGGAGAGATACCCACACGAAAGAAGTTTGTAAGTTTTATTGTTTtctgttttggttttgtttttggtttctaTGTTTCCTGTTTTTGTGCTATGTTTCTCGTTTTTTGTagcctgttttttttaaatttctgtttttagttttttgttttctgtttttttttttcgttttcattttactgtttttttgttttctttttttctgttttgttgttttctattttgtttgttttctgtttCTCGGTTTCTTGTTTTGTAATTTACAGATTCTGTTTTTGGttatttgttttctgttttttttttatgtttttgtttttgttctgtttttgGTCTCCTGTTTTTATTCTGATtctcgtttatttttgtttcatgattttctaatttctgtttttagttttagttttctgtttttttttggtttttctattttttctgtttttttttccgttttattgtttaggttttgtttttggttttatgtttcctgtttttgttgttttttttaatctatgtttttttttgttttcatttttatgttttttgtttttttttgctttctgtttttggttttttgtttataagttttgtttgtttttagtttctttctgtttttttttttgtttttttatttatcttttcttAATTGTTGtttctttgcttttttgcttttttttctgtttttttatttgttttctgtttttatgtttttttgattttgttttttgtttcttgtttagtttattttttgaagtttgattattttttgagtaCCATAAATGggacgaatcgggactacagtctgaataaggACAAACTACTGTAAATGGCAAAATCattcaattcttcaaattaagAAATCGATGTTTTAATTTAGTTGATCTGTATCTGTTCTATCCAAAatcaatataaaatataaaaatatagggCAAGTACctggctaaaacagctgtcccaattcaccccagatgatgGAAATTATGTAGAAATAGTAAAAAAGTTTGTTTCCATCTGACATATCGATCAAAGGGATGAAAGAATacacacatttaaaaaagtacaaaaaatgtttaaaataaaataaaatttattgaattttattacattgttagtttgaaaaaactcaactctttcTTAAAAAGTTCCTCCGTACCAAATCGCAGAATATCGTCTAACTCGCCCGTCCCAGGTTCCAGGTCGTACCACCAAGAGGGtacaaaaattattattcattGGCTTGTCCGGTACGTTGACACGCGAAAACGTCTGATAATCTTTATGCGGATTGTTCTCCGAATCGTAGATGATGAGTGCGTCTTTCGTGGCCAAGTTGTAACCCACGATCAATAGCAGAAAGCAAATCTGATGCGCTCTCGGTGCCTTAGCAGAAACTCCTGACGCAGCGTTCCGCACCAACTTGCCGGCCGCCTTCGTCTGCGACGTAACTTCGTAGTTTATTCTCGGCTCAGCAGAACCTGTACGTATAAGTACTGATGGTTGCAGAACTTCTTTAGGTCCAACATAATGGTGATAAGCAAGCAGGTAACGCCAACGGCCTTAGGGACCAACACCTCAAAGTAACGCGTTATGtcgtacttaaaaaaaaaacatcggggACAGATCCAAGTGCACGATAAACTCAGACTTGGCGGGCATGTTCTTCAGCACGTCCGCTTTGACACCTAGCAGCTAGTGCGGGCACATCATTTTGCACAGCTCATGACCCTGAATAAAAAGTAACGCATTGAATTAATTTGACAGatgaattaaaaacaaattacctGATACCTGATACATCGGTCTCGTTCTGGATCGTTCCCAAGGTCGAACTTGTTCTTAACTTCCATATGGTTCTGCAGCGGCGTTCCCGTGAGCTACAATTTGTACACGATGTTTAAGTTTGTAAACACCATGAAGATCTAACTCTGGATGGACTTGAGCTAGCTGGCATCTTCGACGAAGAGAACGGAACAATCGATCGAGCAAAGAGCATTTTGTAAAACAGTAGCACGTTTAACTCGATGATTTTGGCGCGGCTCTTGGAGGCACGACCGCTGCGACAACGCCCTCCTCAAAGGACAGCTCTTGCTCGCGCATGATCGCAATGTTTCGTAGTCTGGCTCCCACCACCCAGTCACGAAAGCCGCTTGCCACCGCACTTGCAGTACTTCTTCTCCAACTTGGTCGTCAATTCACCTACTTCGCGTATTTTCCATAACCGTCCAAAGCGTCCAAAGCTTCCTCAAACTTGGGCGGTCCCTCCTGACATTTCTCAGTAAGCTAAGCCAAGCCCGCGATCTCACGGCGGTGGATTTCGGCGCGTGTACCGCCGCGAACTTCGAGGTGGAATCTTGCCGGATTTGCAACGTTCTACAGGGTTGCGGCAAAACGTTGTTGGAGCTCCCCGTTTCAAGAAGAATGCGtgttctgaaataaatatttacctactcagtaaaataaaataaaaacgaatTTCAAAATACTCACCGAATCTGGCGGCGCAAACAAAATCCCAACTTAGCAGCAAATAAAAACCCCCgatcgaaaaacaaaaaaaacatcaaaatccaTTTGTCAAGATGACATTTCTAGGATGCGTTCACTGAGTTCTATTTGTCAAACTGACATTTCTGGGAAGCGTTCACAGGATGCTGCAACAATGGCAGCACTGAACGCACTCCCCGAGTGACAAAACATGCTACACGAAAATGTATCTGGAAATGTCAAACTGAAGTATTTCATTTACCGCGGTAGACACCGGTGGATaataatcaaattaacaaaagccctcagaTTTGAGTGGTCCCAGGAATGCAATCAAGTCTTCAATgattgtaaacaatttttgttgaAGCCCAatgttttggaatattttgaCCCTGACAAGCCCGTTGTAGTGGTCACTGATGCTTGCTCGTACGGAATTGGTGGTGTAATTGCACATGAGGTGAACGGGGAAGAAAAACCCATCAGTTTTACTTCTTTTACTCTGAACAACGCAGAGAAAAACTATCCAATTTTACACCTCGAAGCTCTAGCGGTGGTAAGCACTGTgaaaaagtttcacaaatttttgtacgggaaagaatttaagatttatacTGACCATAAGCCTTTGATTGCCATTTTTGGTAAAGAAGGACGAAATTCGATTTATGTTACCCGCTTGCAGAGATATGTTCATGAAATGGCAATTTatgaatatgaaattttgtatcgaCCTGCAGCTAAAATGGGAAATGCTGATTTTTGCTCTCGATTTCCTTTATCTCAGGAGGTTCCAAGGAGTTGTGTTTTGATTTTGTGAAGAACTTAAATTTTAGCCATGATTTTCCAGTCGACTACAAGATTATTGCCAAGGAATCTAGCAAGGATgagtttattttgttgattttaaagtACATGCGTGAAGGATGGCCTGATCGTATGGGGAAACGTTTTAGAGATATCTACTCCTTGCATAGAGATCTTGAAGAAGTCGATGGATGTGTGCTGTTTCAGGATCGTGTCATCGTTCCCGAGGTCATgaaggaacaaattttgaaacttttgcacAAAAATCACTCTGGCattaacaaaatcaaacaaCTTGCGAGGAGGTCTGTTTACTGGTACGGCATGAAtggagacattgaagattttgTCAAATCTTGTAAAGTTTGTCATGAAACAACAGCTGTTACCAGGAAAGCACCTTACTCAAATTGGACACCAACAACGAAACCATTTAGCAGGATCCATGcagattttttctattttgagaagaaagtttttttggttgtaattgACAGTTTCACTAAGTGGATCGAGTTGGAGCACATGAGGAACGGTACTGATCACAGAAAGGTTATCAAAGTTTTTCTTGGGATTTTTGCCAGGTTCGGGCTGCCGGATGTTTTGGTGACAGATGGTGGACCACCGTTTAATGCTGACgcttttgtaagtttttttgaaaaacaaggtATAAAGGTCATGAAAAGCCCACCATATCATCCCGAGAGTAACGGACAGGCAGAGCGATCAGTTCGTTTGGTGAAAGAAGTTCTCAAAAAGTTTCTCCTGGATCCTGACATAAGGAGGTTGGATACCGATGagcaaatttgcaattttctatttaattacaGGAACACATGCTTAGCCAAAGATCACAATTTTCCTTCTGAAAGAATGCTCTCCTACAAACCAAAAACCTTATTGGATTTGATTAACcctaaacacaattttaaacacAATTTGACGAAATCGCAAGATGATAACACAGTAAACACCAATGATGATAGTCTAACAGAATCATTCACTAATCTCAAGAATGGAGACCTGATCTACTACAAAAATATTAACCCAACTGACACAAGAAAATGGTTACCAGCCAAATTTCTAATGCATCTTTCTGCAAATGTTTTACAGATCTCTCTTGGCGGCAGAGTACTTTCGGCGCATAAATAAGCGTCAACTCAAAATTCCGCAGAGCTCTCGCCGGAAACGACCCTCATTTGTTTTCCTTGGAGAGAGTTCCTCAAAACCGCAACCACCACAACCAACCACCAGCAAGAGGCGCAGAGAACACGAGTATGAAGATTCCGACGATGATTCGGATTTTTACGGATTCGCAGCAGAGTCCTCGATTTTTGAAGATGACCCGATGGGTGAATCTTCGTTGTCGGACGAAGTTGATCAGCGACAGCCTGTACGAGAAAAGCGGCCGATCCGCAGATCAACGAGGCAGATTAAGAAGAAGCACAAAgcggattttaaatatttttaatttgtcaagTGAATTCGTGCTAGCTTCATTTAGCTTACTGAATTAGGATTTTTTAGATTAATGTCCTTTCAAGAAATAAGAAGAATTTTATTCACATTTAAGTGTGTTCGATTTTGGTATGAAGCTTTTTTAAGGGAAAAGGAGTTGTAATGTCCAACGCGACATCTAGACTTAAATAGATTAACCAATTCTTTAACACCCCTGCGGTTGACAGAACTGCTCCCTCTCACACTCTCTTGAGTGCTGCTCATTTCCGCTTACTCATATTGTACTGTTATCTGAAATATATGCACACTCTTATTTGAACCACGAAGACAACTAGACTCGCGTCTTTATTACGTCCGAAAGCGAACGTTTCAATTACCACGAGTAAAACATTTATTAAATGCAATTTGTCACGTACACTAATACACAGTGGGTAGTAATAACAGCTACACattgttttttgttcttcttTTGTTGGCCACAATATTTCGCCTTTCTTTAACTTCCAATAAACTCTCTAAACTCTAAATTTCGTCGGACTTGCAAAAAACGCTTGCAGGAGATTCTACGGAGGATTTTGTTTTGTGTTCTTTTTAAAGGTACTGAAATTTCCAACGCGCAACCTACTTTTTGCCGTCGTGCTGAATGATAATTTTGTTCTTTTCGCGCGTCACCTTCGTCAGCGAGGGCCGGGACGAGTTCTCGAGTTGCTTCAGGTTCTGCTGGGGAATGTCCGACTGGAACACCTTGCGCTTGTCCCCGTTCTGGATGCGCGCGAACATCTGCAGCTTCGAGAAGAGCTTGTTCTTGCGGTCCTTTTCCGCGAGCGGTTGGCCGAGCACGGTCGCGGCCACTCCGGCGGTGGTTTTGAAGTGGGTGAGGTGCTTGCTGTGGTGATGATGGTTGGCCGAGGGTGCTTCGCTGTCCGAGTCGAGGCGGGCCAGttggtgatggtggtggtggtggtggtagcgGCTGGAGCTTGGTGCGATGACCAGGTCGGCCGAGGGTGTCGGTGCGTACGGGTGGAGAGCATTTTCCGGCAGGGAGCTGCTGATGGAGGCGGACGTATCGGCGGCGCAGTGTCTCATCATCAGGTTGACCGTCATGTCGTGCTGCTTCTTGAGGGCGGTTATTGTGCGTTCTTTTTCGAGCCGTGTTTGGCGGATTGTGTTGGTGAGGATCTTTTCCTGCCAGGCCCACGCGTCGCGTTCTCGTTCCAGGCTGATGAACTGCAGCTCCAGTTTGCGGCTGTTTTCCTTGAGGTCGACCACCTTCTGGAAGTACTTGTACAGCAAGGTTCTCATCTCGTCGGAGGAAAGTTTGTTCAGCCGAGCCATCAGCATTTGTTCGCCCTTTTCACGCTGCAGACTTTCGTCGGTGTCGATGCTTTTGCGGCCGCAGATTAGCTCGTTTTTCATTTCGATCGCGGCGTCAATCGCTTCGATCGCCTCATCACACTCAACAAGTTTGCGTTCTTCGTCGAACGTGGGCATTTTCTCCTCCCGGATCTTTCGGTCCAGAGCGCATCGCTGCTCAAGCAGATGATCACGCGTTCGACGCAGGTTTATGATCTCTTGCCGCAGAGAATCCTTCTCGGTTCCCTTCTTATTGACGTACTTTTTAAGATTGCTTGACTTTTCCTTAAGGACGTGCTCGATGTGTGAAATCCGTTCgttcatatttttgattttgcttCGACCATCACCCAACTCCTGGATGGCACTCAGTTTGGATGTTTTCTCCTTCTTGACCACCTCAATCTCCCTCTCGTAAGCGTCCTTTTTCTCCAGCTCTTTCTTGAGCATTTTCTGCAACACCTCCAGCTGCTTCTGCGAATCCTTCACCGACTGTTGCAGCTTCTTTTTCTTAAGTCCCGATTCCCCGGCGATGCGTCGGATCACCTCCAGCACTTCCATCCGCTGTTCCAGCTGGGAAGTTTTCCTTTCAATCAGACTGATTTCCTTTTTGTTGACCTTCTTAACGACCGCATTCGCGAGCTGCTTCTTAGTCTTTTCGTACTCGTCCTCCAGACTGCGTTTCTTGTTGTTGAAGCGCAACTTGGCGACCGACCGGGGTTCGCTGTTTTCGATCAGTTCTTTTATGTATTCCTGTTTGAGTGCGATCGTACAGCGAATCACTTCGATTTGAACGTTCAGCGATTCGATTCCGGCGACCGTGATGCGAAGATTATTGTTGAGCGCGTCCAACCTTTTACTGTTGATGACGGGGATCGGTGCGAGCGACGTTGTCGAGTCACTTCGTAGCTGGGACATTAGCGAAAGCTCGTTGCTGCTGATGGATTCCGCATCGAAAATGGACTTTCTTCTCGCGGGATTGTGCGTCGatgctggctgctgctgctgcttcttttGCTGTTGCTGGCGAATTTCTTCGTTGAGATCGTCTATCATCTTGGGGTGAGCTTGGAAAAAGTCTTTATACTTTTCATTTATCAGATTGTTTGTTTTGAGCTGAAACGTCCGCATGTAGCCCTGGATGCGGTCGGTCATGTCGGTCAGGTGAGTGCAAATATCCGAGTCGCTTTCATTGTCCGAATTGCACTGGTCACTGTTGTTAACTTTGCCGCTGGTTTGCAGCGTGTCGTCCCCTTCGTCAATCTCCTCAATCGGTCCGAGGCACACACGCGCAGGTTGATTTCCAGCGTTAATACTGATTTCCGTCGAACTGAAGCATTCGTCACATTCCGCCTTTAAGTAGAGCCATTCTTCGATTTGTCCACGCTCCTGCTGGTTCAACTCGCCAGCGCTGaacaacttgttgaacaaaCTTTCTGCGTTCTTAAGGAGCTTGGACCACTGCTGAGATGCAAAGTACAGACCTTCGTAGTTTGCCGGAGGCATCGCAGCATGCATATCATCGTTCAACGCAATTATCGGAACGTTGTTGTCCGAAAACGTGTTCATAACGACATGATTTAGTATTTCTTGCGCTTTTTCACCAAATTCAAGATTAATCAATGCATCGTCGCTTTCCAACGAACCCATGCAAAGAAACATCAACGTCTGAGCTCGACCTCCAAAGGAATCCTTCAGGAAAGCCGTCAAAATTGACTCATTGAAATCATCACTTCGTTTAAGCACAATATCCTCCAACCGCCGCAAACCCGAATCTTTAAGAACACTCTTCCCCTCAATCACTTCCCGTTCCGTGCCCGAAAGGTCGCAGAAACTTATCGTCGACTGCCTATGCTGGTTGAGCCCGTTCAGCGACGTCCACTGCTGCTCCAAAATCAAACTCAAAATGTTGTGATTGTCCGGGTTCTTACTGTGCAAGCCCAAGCTCAGCAAACTGTAAATCTCGTCGATCGTAAAGCACTGCATCAGCGCCGACCCCAGCACATCTATCACGTCCCCCTCAGCGGTAATCTCCGTCCAGGCCACCCCAACGGAGTACATCCGC
Protein-coding sequences here:
- the LOC6037743 gene encoding kinesin-like protein costa, whose translation is MDIPLKVVVRFSPLAKQTPVDTPKEKLHLQNPPTTATSADHQEGEAADHQQTAAAEPDELVTVDGGRAFRFSRVFRADEGADLQFIYAESIAGITESVLEGYDFSVVSYGEKGVGKSYTLYGNAASEGIVLCFVKDLFCQLAAHPERMYSVGVAWTEITAEGDVIDVLGSALMQCFTIDEIYSLLSLGLHSKNPDNHNILSLILEQQWTSLNGLNQHRQSTISFCDLSGTEREVIEGKSVLKDSGLRRLEDIVLKRSDDFNESILTAFLKDSFGGRAQTLMFLCMGSLESDDALINLEFGEKAQEILNHVVMNTFSDNNVPIIALNDDMHAAMPPANYEGLYFASQQWSKLLKNAESLFNKLFSAGELNQQERGQIEEWLYLKAECDECFSSTEISINAGNQPARVCLGPIEEIDEGDDTLQTSGKVNNSDQCNSDNESDSDICTHLTDMTDRIQGYMRTFQLKTNNLINEKYKDFFQAHPKMIDDLNEEIRQQQQKKQQQQPASTHNPARRKSIFDAESISSNELSLMSQLRSDSTTSLAPIPVINSKRLDALNNNLRITVAGIESLNVQIEVIRCTIALKQEYIKELIENSEPRSVAKLRFNNKKRSLEDEYEKTKKQLANAVVKKVNKKEISLIERKTSQLEQRMEVLEVIRRIAGESGLKKKKLQQSVKDSQKQLEVLQKMLKKELEKKDAYEREIEVVKKEKTSKLSAIQELGDGRSKIKNMNERISHIEHVLKEKSSNLKKYVNKKGTEKDSLRQEIINLRRTRDHLLEQRCALDRKIREEKMPTFDEERKLVECDEAIEAIDAAIEMKNELICGRKSIDTDESLQREKGEQMLMARLNKLSSDEMRTLLYKYFQKVVDLKENSRKLELQFISLERERDAWAWQEKILTNTIRQTRLEKERTITALKKQHDMTVNLMMRHCAADTSASISSSLPENALHPYAPTPSADLVIAPSSSRYHHHHHHHQLARLDSDSEAPSANHHHHSKHLTHFKTTAGVAATVLGQPLAEKDRKNKLFSKLQMFARIQNGDKRKVFQSDIPQQNLKQLENSSRPSLTKVTREKNKIIIQHDGKK
- the LOC119766811 gene encoding uncharacterized protein LOC119766811 isoform X1 — translated: MVDHRLMLTLLSLLAAEYFRRINKRQLKIPQSSRRKRPSFVFLGESSSKPQPPQPTTSKRRREHEYEDSDDDSDFYGFAAESSIFEDDPMGESSLSDEVDQRQPVREKRPIRRSTRQIKKKHKADFKYF
- the LOC119766811 gene encoding uncharacterized protein LOC119766811 isoform X2, translating into MRSLLAAEYFRRINKRQLKIPQSSRRKRPSFVFLGESSSKPQPPQPTTSKRRREHEYEDSDDDSDFYGFAAESSIFEDDPMGESSLSDEVDQRQPVREKRPIRRSTRQIKKKHKADFKYF